A single region of the Hoeflea prorocentri genome encodes:
- the bfr gene encoding bacterioferritin: protein MKGSKKVIDYLNDALKHELTASSQFWLHYRLMDDWGFGKLAAKWREESIEEMQHADDLIVRIIFLEGHPNLQTLNPLRIGENVKDILDADLVAEYEARALYKEARDVCREEGDYVSMALFEKLMSDEEGHIDFLETQIDLYKTLGEQQYCLLNADSADKAE from the coding sequence ATGAAGGGCAGCAAAAAGGTTATCGACTATCTCAACGATGCACTCAAACATGAGCTGACGGCGTCAAGCCAGTTCTGGCTGCATTACCGCCTCATGGACGATTGGGGTTTCGGCAAGCTTGCCGCCAAATGGCGTGAGGAATCGATCGAGGAAATGCAGCACGCGGACGATCTGATCGTGCGGATCATCTTCCTCGAAGGCCATCCGAATTTGCAGACCCTCAACCCTTTGAGGATCGGCGAGAACGTCAAGGATATTCTTGATGCGGATCTTGTCGCCGAATATGAGGCGCGGGCGCTTTACAAGGAGGCGCGCGATGTGTGCCGGGAAGAGGGCGACTACGTATCAATGGCGCTTTTTGAGAAACTGATGTCCGACGAGGAAGGACATATCGACTTTCTTGAAACACAGATCGATCTCTACAAGACGCTTGGCGAGCAGCAATACTGCCTGCTTAATGCGGATTCCGCAGACAAGGCCGAGTAA
- a CDS encoding cation-translocating P-type ATPase, which translates to MSASAHRPFDDQLWYTLPVESAFGQLETGPEGLSDEEAAARRARFGANVLPDVPRPGALQRLFRQFNNLLIWVLIGSAGATAILGHWTDTIVILAVVIVNAAIGYWQEGKAEEALEAVRAMLPLQALALRDGKAQGRPAGELVPGDIVLLAAGDRVPADLRLIEARGLRVEEAALTGESVPATKQTDPVDRDTPLGDRTSMAYSGTLIAAGRCTGVVVATGKQAQVGRIGTALASIEKTQTPLLRQINRFAQILTVIILSFCSVFFAFAVLMRDYAPEYALLAMVGMAVSAIPEGLPAVITITLATGVRRMAARNAVIRRLPAVETLGAVSVICTDKTGTLTQNEMVVRNLVAGPDLETLDVTGEGYGPVGDISVANAAISLKPDHPAFEMIRAGLLCNDAELNCSAEQTWSVAGDPMEGALLALAAKAGFDTALERQHHRRIDEMPFEAENRFMATLNQSDDVAFIYLKGAPHVVLAMCSHQAGQEGRHPLDISAWNAAFDAMAQRGRRVLAFARKEWSGDTLPDSPDMGAGFNLLGAAGFIDPPRPEAVSAMRQCRRAGITVKMITGDHALTAKAIADQLGMASDGKVLSGSDIDGFDDNELRAAVKSSSVFARTAPIHKLRLVQALQADGETVAMTGDGVNDAPALKRADVGIAMGIKGTQAAKEAAEVVLADDNFATIASAVREGRTVYDNIRKVIAWNLPTNGGEALIIMSAILLGLSLPITPVQILWINLVTAVALGLTLAFEPPEPTVMDRPPRGRRASLLDTEMVWRVGLVSVLMAAVVFWLFLSTAETEGLPYAQTLSVNAIVVMEIFYLFSVRYLHLASLTLSGLAGTPAIWIGMVLTVLAQLAFTYTPFLNATLGSAPISLEHGALIILFGTALLFILECEKWLRRRVLGWKR; encoded by the coding sequence ATGTCGGCCAGTGCGCACCGCCCATTCGACGACCAGCTTTGGTACACCCTTCCCGTGGAAAGCGCATTTGGGCAGCTTGAAACGGGACCTGAGGGGTTGAGCGACGAGGAAGCTGCGGCGCGGCGTGCCCGATTCGGGGCAAACGTACTTCCGGATGTCCCCCGCCCAGGTGCGCTGCAACGTCTGTTTCGACAATTCAACAATCTGCTCATATGGGTTTTGATCGGCTCTGCCGGCGCAACGGCAATTCTCGGTCACTGGACCGATACGATCGTTATCCTTGCCGTGGTTATCGTCAACGCCGCCATCGGATACTGGCAGGAAGGCAAGGCGGAAGAAGCGCTTGAAGCCGTACGCGCCATGTTGCCGCTGCAGGCGTTGGCTCTGCGCGACGGCAAGGCCCAAGGTCGCCCGGCCGGCGAACTCGTTCCTGGCGACATCGTATTGTTGGCGGCAGGCGACCGTGTGCCGGCCGATCTGCGACTGATTGAAGCAAGGGGTCTTCGGGTTGAGGAAGCGGCGCTGACTGGAGAATCCGTTCCGGCCACCAAGCAGACGGATCCTGTTGATCGTGACACGCCCCTCGGCGATCGCACGTCGATGGCGTATTCGGGAACATTGATTGCCGCCGGGCGGTGCACCGGTGTTGTCGTCGCCACCGGAAAGCAGGCGCAGGTCGGCCGCATCGGCACGGCCCTTGCAAGCATCGAAAAGACGCAGACACCGCTGCTTCGTCAAATCAATCGCTTCGCCCAGATTCTAACCGTCATCATACTGTCCTTTTGCTCCGTGTTCTTCGCTTTCGCGGTGCTTATGCGCGACTACGCGCCGGAATATGCCCTTCTTGCAATGGTGGGCATGGCAGTCTCTGCAATTCCGGAAGGCCTGCCTGCCGTTATCACCATAACGCTCGCCACCGGGGTGCGTCGCATGGCGGCGCGGAACGCGGTCATACGCCGGTTGCCGGCGGTTGAGACGCTCGGCGCCGTATCCGTGATCTGCACCGACAAGACCGGAACCCTGACCCAAAACGAGATGGTTGTGCGCAATCTCGTTGCCGGTCCCGATCTGGAAACACTGGATGTCACCGGTGAAGGTTACGGCCCCGTCGGCGACATCAGCGTTGCAAACGCCGCTATCAGCCTCAAGCCCGACCACCCCGCATTCGAAATGATCCGTGCCGGGCTGCTTTGCAACGATGCCGAGCTGAACTGCTCGGCCGAACAAACCTGGAGTGTTGCAGGAGATCCGATGGAAGGCGCGCTCCTTGCGCTCGCGGCAAAAGCTGGCTTTGACACGGCGCTTGAACGTCAACACCATCGGCGAATTGATGAGATGCCTTTCGAGGCTGAAAACCGCTTCATGGCGACACTCAACCAGTCCGATGACGTTGCGTTTATCTACCTGAAAGGCGCTCCGCATGTTGTGCTTGCCATGTGTAGCCATCAGGCGGGACAGGAGGGTCGGCACCCCCTGGACATCTCGGCATGGAATGCGGCATTCGATGCAATGGCGCAAAGGGGTCGCAGGGTCCTCGCTTTCGCCCGCAAGGAATGGAGCGGAGACACTTTGCCGGATTCTCCCGATATGGGAGCGGGTTTCAATCTGCTCGGCGCTGCGGGCTTCATTGATCCGCCGCGCCCCGAGGCCGTCAGCGCAATGCGCCAGTGCCGGCGTGCCGGGATCACCGTCAAGATGATCACCGGCGATCATGCGCTGACGGCAAAGGCAATTGCGGATCAGCTCGGCATGGCTTCAGACGGCAAGGTTCTCAGCGGCTCGGACATTGACGGTTTTGACGACAACGAACTGCGCGCAGCCGTCAAGAGTTCCAGCGTCTTTGCCCGCACCGCACCCATTCACAAGCTACGCCTCGTGCAGGCACTTCAGGCGGATGGCGAAACGGTCGCCATGACCGGCGACGGTGTCAATGACGCCCCTGCTCTCAAACGTGCGGATGTCGGGATAGCAATGGGAATCAAGGGTACGCAGGCCGCCAAGGAGGCCGCGGAGGTCGTGCTGGCCGACGACAATTTTGCAACCATTGCGTCCGCGGTACGCGAGGGTCGTACGGTCTATGACAACATTCGCAAGGTGATCGCCTGGAACCTGCCGACCAATGGCGGTGAGGCGCTCATCATCATGTCGGCAATACTCCTCGGTTTGTCACTGCCGATAACACCGGTGCAGATCCTCTGGATCAACCTGGTGACGGCGGTAGCGCTCGGATTGACACTGGCGTTCGAGCCGCCCGAGCCGACCGTCATGGACAGACCGCCTCGCGGCCGCCGGGCCTCCCTTCTCGACACTGAAATGGTGTGGCGTGTCGGCCTCGTATCAGTCTTGATGGCCGCGGTCGTGTTCTGGTTGTTCCTGTCCACCGCCGAAACCGAGGGCTTGCCCTACGCGCAGACCCTGTCGGTCAACGCCATTGTGGTCATGGAGATCTTTTATCTGTTTTCGGTGCGCTATCTGCACCTGGCATCGCTGACGCTTTCCGGTCTGGCCGGCACACCGGCGATATGGATCGGTATGGTCTTAACCGTGCTGGCGCAATTGGCCTTTACATACACACCGTTCTTGAATGCGACACTGGGCTCAGCGCCGATATCCCTGGAACACGGCGCACTGATCATCCTGTTCGGTACCGCGCTGCTGTTCATCCTTGAATGTGAAAAATGGCTGCGCCGACGGGTACTTGGATGGAAACGCTGA
- a CDS encoding flavodoxin family protein: MTKILVVYYSLSGHTRQVAEAVAELTGADIEMLQDVKRRSGLFGYIRSAIEAVRERKPAIRPTEFDPSQYDLVVIGTPVWAGKICAPMRTYLVDTVSDFPPVAFLCCQGGNGAEKVFRQMSELCFRKPVATLVVNDRELASGAHLSRMDSFVQSLVSSADNLKLVE, encoded by the coding sequence ATGACCAAGATTCTTGTCGTCTACTATTCCTTGTCAGGCCACACCAGGCAGGTTGCAGAGGCAGTTGCGGAACTGACCGGCGCCGATATTGAGATGCTGCAGGATGTGAAGCGTCGATCGGGTCTGTTCGGCTATATCAGATCTGCAATCGAGGCCGTGCGCGAGCGAAAACCGGCCATCCGGCCGACAGAGTTCGACCCATCACAATACGACCTTGTTGTCATTGGAACGCCTGTATGGGCGGGCAAGATATGCGCGCCGATGCGGACATATCTCGTCGACACGGTCAGCGATTTTCCCCCTGTGGCCTTTTTGTGCTGCCAGGGTGGCAATGGGGCGGAAAAGGTCTTCAGGCAGATGTCGGAACTGTGTTTCAGAAAGCCCGTTGCCACGCTGGTCGTAAACGACCGCGAACTGGCATCGGGAGCCCATCTGTCGAGGATGGATTCATTTGTTCAATCGCTGGTGTCCAGTGCAGACAATCTGAAGCTGGTCGAGTAG
- the ftsH gene encoding ATP-dependent zinc metalloprotease FtsH yields MNKQQQLNFAYILFALVAIVFVQMWISAQETSRISYSEFKTLLDSDQIASVLVSDTRLQGEFKIPRDGKRYFVTNRVGTDIAEILDQADVEYSGAADGNWLTNLLSWIVPMLFFLGVWFFLFRRIAERQGMGGAMNIGRSKAKVYVETETGVSFEDVAGVDQAKAELQEIVSFLKDKQKYERLGARVPKGVLLVGPPGTGKTLLARAVAGEAGVVFFSISGSEFVEMFVGVGAARVRDLFEQARKAAPCIIFIDELDALGRARSPLGNVGGGHDEKEQTLNQLLAELDGFDPRSGIVLLAATNRPEILDPALLRAGRFDRQVVVDRPDKIGREAILRVHLKQVTFAQDLDVGEVAGLTPGFTGADLANLVNEAAIVATRRGADTVTMEDFTSAVERIVAGSERRSRLLNPDERRRVAYHEMGHALAAASLPGSDPVHKVSIIPRSIGALGYTLQRPTEDRFLITTDELKSRMTVLLAGRAAEDLVFGEISTGAADDLAKATDVARQIVTRFGMWEKTGQAVLEEQRASYLGDNALSMRPREYSEATAREVDLAVRELIDTAYGRAREILTARREDLEEGANLLLEKETITPEDFAPLDLDGRRHTETERQESA; encoded by the coding sequence ATGAACAAACAGCAACAGCTCAATTTCGCCTACATACTGTTTGCTCTCGTTGCGATTGTTTTCGTGCAGATGTGGATCAGTGCCCAGGAAACCAGTCGCATATCCTATAGCGAATTCAAAACTCTGCTGGACAGCGATCAGATCGCCAGCGTTCTGGTTTCCGATACCCGCTTGCAGGGCGAGTTCAAGATCCCCCGAGACGGGAAGCGCTACTTCGTCACCAATCGCGTCGGCACGGACATTGCCGAGATCCTGGACCAGGCGGATGTTGAGTATTCCGGTGCAGCGGACGGCAATTGGCTGACCAATCTTCTGTCATGGATCGTCCCGATGCTGTTTTTCCTCGGGGTTTGGTTCTTCCTGTTCCGCCGCATCGCCGAGCGTCAGGGCATGGGCGGCGCAATGAATATCGGACGGTCAAAGGCGAAGGTATACGTGGAGACCGAGACCGGAGTGAGTTTCGAGGATGTGGCCGGCGTCGACCAGGCTAAGGCCGAACTCCAGGAGATCGTTTCCTTTCTGAAAGACAAGCAGAAATATGAACGCCTCGGCGCCCGCGTGCCCAAGGGGGTCTTGCTTGTCGGCCCGCCCGGTACCGGAAAGACACTTCTGGCGCGCGCGGTCGCCGGTGAGGCCGGTGTTGTTTTCTTCTCCATATCGGGATCCGAGTTTGTTGAAATGTTTGTGGGTGTCGGCGCCGCGCGTGTGCGCGATCTGTTTGAACAGGCCCGCAAGGCAGCGCCCTGCATCATCTTCATTGATGAACTCGACGCACTGGGCCGCGCGCGCTCGCCGCTTGGCAATGTCGGAGGGGGTCATGACGAAAAGGAACAGACGCTCAATCAGCTCCTTGCGGAGCTGGACGGTTTTGACCCGCGCTCCGGCATTGTCCTGCTGGCCGCAACCAACCGGCCGGAAATACTTGACCCCGCACTTCTGCGGGCCGGCCGGTTTGACAGGCAGGTCGTCGTGGACAGGCCCGACAAAATCGGCCGCGAAGCCATTTTGAGGGTCCATCTGAAACAGGTTACCTTTGCACAGGACCTCGATGTCGGTGAGGTCGCCGGGCTGACCCCCGGATTTACCGGGGCCGATCTCGCCAACCTTGTAAACGAGGCAGCCATCGTGGCGACCCGGCGCGGTGCGGACACCGTGACCATGGAGGATTTCACCAGCGCGGTCGAACGCATAGTCGCCGGGTCGGAGCGACGCTCCCGCCTTCTCAATCCGGACGAGCGCCGGCGTGTTGCCTATCACGAAATGGGGCATGCACTGGCCGCCGCATCCCTCCCCGGCAGTGATCCCGTTCACAAGGTTTCAATCATACCCAGATCCATCGGCGCACTTGGTTACACCTTGCAAAGGCCGACCGAGGATCGCTTTCTGATCACGACCGATGAACTGAAGAGCCGCATGACCGTGCTGCTGGCGGGCCGCGCGGCGGAGGATCTTGTCTTCGGCGAAATATCCACGGGCGCCGCGGACGATCTCGCCAAGGCCACGGATGTCGCGCGGCAGATCGTGACCCGGTTCGGCATGTGGGAAAAGACCGGTCAGGCGGTCTTGGAGGAGCAGCGTGCAAGCTATTTGGGAGACAATGCGCTCAGCATGCGCCCAAGGGAATACTCGGAGGCAACCGCCCGGGAGGTCGACCTCGCCGTGCGCGAACTCATTGATACGGCCTACGGCCGCGCGAGGGAAATACTGACCGCGCGGCGCGAGGATCTTGAAGAGGGTGCAAATCTGCTGCTCGAAAAGGAGACCATAACACCGGAGGATTTTGCGCCGCTTGATCTGGATGGACGAAGACACACAGAGACGGAAAGGCAGGAATCCGCCTGA